A single window of Dermacentor albipictus isolate Rhodes 1998 colony chromosome 1, USDA_Dalb.pri_finalv2, whole genome shotgun sequence DNA harbors:
- the LOC135903590 gene encoding cuticle protein 16.8-like codes for MFSKVVLCCLLAIAASAPVEEYPPQPYSFSFDNTDEYGTRLTREETGDANNNKVGSYSYTDATGISRTVKYTADAEGFHVTVETNEPGTKSSNPADVLYTSSAVEVAPAPAAPVVAKPVEVKPVVAKPVVVQAAQAPVAVHAVHAVHPVHALHPVEYAAPVAFATAHHVTPVTFVHQAPFTVGKAKA; via the exons ATGTTCTCTAAG GTTGTTCTGTGCTGCCTTCTGGCCATTGCTGCCTCTGCACCAGTTGAGGAATAC CCACCTCAGCCTTACTCCTTCAGCTTCGACAACACCGACGAGTACGGCACCCGACTGACCCGTGAGGAGACCGGTGACGCCAACAACAACAAGGTCGGCTCCTACAGCTACACGGACGCCACTGGCATAAGCCGTACCGTTAAGTACACCGCCGATGCCGAGGGCTTCCACGTCACCGTCGAGACCAACGAGCCAGGTACCAAGAGCTCCAACCCAGCCGATGTCCTGTACACCTCTAGCGCTGTCGAGGTGGCCCCAGCCCCAGCTGCCCCCGTCGTCGCCAAGCCCGTTGAGGTCAAGCCCGTCGTCGCCAAGCCCGTGGTTGTGCAGGCGGCCCAAGCTCCAGTCGCAGTGCACGCTGTTCACGCCGTGCACCCTGTTCATGCCCTGCACCCAGTTGAGTACGCTGCCCCAGTTGCCTTCGCCACCGCCCACCACGTGACCCCAGTCACTTTTGTCCACCAAGCTCCCTTCaccgtcggcaaggccaaggctTAA
- the LOC135903556 gene encoding cuticle protein 16.8-like: MIGKVFLLACVAVYAAGQTVVQPVESPPQPYSFRYDTTDEYGTRMTREETSDEYNNKVGSYSYTDPNGITRTAHYVADADSFRVAIETNEPGTRTSNPADAQITSSAVEPPPTYAQATPVPYHAPVAVHAVHAGPDAVAVHGAPTAEAVHAAPVAGVALHAVHGAPDGVHASPVTLHAAPVSYATANHAAPLSVVGRAKSRR; this comes from the exons ATGATCGGAAAG GTGTTTCTCCTAGCGTGCGTCGCCGTTTACGCAGCCGGGCAAACAGTTGTTCAACCG GTGGAATCACCTCCGCAACCGTATAGCTTTAGATATGACACCACTGACGAGTACGGCACCCGGATGACGCGCGAGGAGACCAGCGACGAGTACAACAACAAGGTTGGATCCTACAGCTACACGGACCCGAACGGCATCACACGCACGGCGCACTACGTCGCCGACGCTGACAGCTTCCGCGTCGCTATCGAGACAAACGAACCTGGCACCCGCACTTCGAACCCCGCCGACGCGCAGATCACCTCTTCGGCCGTTGAGCCGCCGCCCACTTATGCGCAAGCCACTCCTGTCCCCTATCATGCACCGGTCGCCGTGCACGCCGTGCACGCTGGTCCGGATGCCGTAGCGGTACACGGTGCCCCGACTGCCGAAGCTGTGCATGCTGCACCGGTGGCTGGCGTCGCTCTCCACGCTGTCCATGGCGCACCAGACGGCGTACACGCATCGCCTGTGACCCTGCACGCGGCGCCCGTGTCCTACGCAACGGCGAACCACGCAGCGCCCCTGTCGGTCGTGGGGCGAGCCAAGAGTCGCCGTTAA